The following are from one region of the Anaeropeptidivorans aminofermentans genome:
- a CDS encoding TIGR04086 family membrane protein — protein MRNDIKAQGSSIISGVLIAYAITCIVFIGYAILLTYTDMGEEGISLVVTITSIISAMVAGFDAAKGANSKGWMWGMIAGLIYALILVAIMTWVQKGFTMNSRLMTLIILSIASGGLGGVIGINMKK, from the coding sequence TTGAGAAACGATATTAAAGCTCAGGGATCAAGTATCATATCAGGCGTTCTTATCGCTTATGCAATTACATGTATCGTGTTTATAGGATACGCCATTTTGCTTACTTATACCGATATGGGGGAAGAAGGCATATCTCTTGTTGTAACTATAACAAGCATAATTTCTGCCATGGTTGCAGGTTTTGACGCCGCCAAAGGCGCAAACAGCAAAGGCTGGATGTGGGGAATGATAGCAGGCCTCATTTATGCCCTTATACTTGTAGCGATTATGACATGGGTGCAAAAGGGCTTTACGATGAATTCGAGGCTTATGACCCTTATTATTTTATCCATTGCAAGTGGCGGTTTAGGGGGCGTAATCGGAATCAACATGAAAAAATAA
- the scfA gene encoding six-cysteine ranthipeptide SCIFF → MKHIKTLNTLILKNTMAKGGCGECQTSCQSACKTSCTVANQSCENR, encoded by the coding sequence ATGAAACACATTAAAACATTAAACACTCTTATTTTAAAAAATACCATGGCAAAAGGCGGTTGCGGAGAGTGTCAGACATCATGCCAGTCAGCCTGCAAAACATCTTGCACAGTGGCAAACCAGTCCTGCGAGAATAGATAG
- a CDS encoding adenine phosphoribosyltransferase: protein MVDFTKIIRTIPDFPEKGVLFRDITTILQEPEALRAAIDALDKSLEKIDFDIIVGPESRGFIFGVPLAYNLNKGFIPIRKKGKLPYKTISKEYELEYGKATIEMHIDSIKPGQKVVIVDDLLATGGTCKAICELIEEAGGEVVSLNFFIELLGLNGREKLEGYNIESIVKY, encoded by the coding sequence ATTGTGGACTTTACTAAGATTATTAGAACCATACCCGACTTTCCGGAGAAGGGCGTATTATTCAGAGATATCACTACGATTCTCCAAGAGCCTGAGGCTTTAAGGGCGGCTATTGATGCACTTGATAAATCCCTAGAAAAAATAGATTTTGATATTATTGTAGGGCCTGAGTCAAGGGGATTTATTTTCGGTGTCCCCCTTGCGTATAATCTCAATAAGGGCTTTATTCCCATCAGAAAAAAAGGAAAGCTTCCGTATAAAACCATAAGCAAAGAATATGAGCTTGAATATGGAAAAGCAACCATAGAGATGCACATTGATTCCATAAAGCCCGGCCAAAAGGTTGTTATCGTAGACGATTTGCTTGCCACCGGCGGAACCTGCAAGGCTATCTGTGAACTGATAGAGGAAGCGGGGGGCGAAGTCGTTTCCTTGAACTTTTTCATAGAGCTTCTTGGCCTTAACGGCAGAGAGAAGCTTGAAGGCTATAATATAGAATCAATAGTAAAATATTAA
- a CDS encoding PHP domain-containing protein: protein MNYIDLHTHSVFSDGTFTPSELIERAKALGLSAIALTDHDTIDGLSEAIEASKRLNIEFINGVEIAADYKDTEIHIVGLLFDRTSTILSDSLLEMEKRREIRNKELVLLFNEEGIKMKYEDILNKSDGKIITRAHFARFLMEEGYVESINDAFLKYLSPGKKTYMKRELLSSSEAIELIHKAGGIAILAHPGEYGFSEKQLEEMVHELKKQNIDAIEAIYTTNSIYTESFHRDLAKRYHLKISGGSDFHGSNKPEIELGKGFGNLKIPYEILNKLRDRAL from the coding sequence ATGAATTATATTGACCTGCATACCCACTCTGTTTTTTCCGACGGTACCTTTACCCCTTCTGAGCTTATTGAACGTGCAAAAGCATTGGGGCTTTCAGCCATTGCACTTACAGACCATGATACTATCGACGGTCTTTCCGAGGCTATAGAAGCTTCCAAAAGGCTTAATATAGAATTCATAAATGGTGTTGAAATAGCAGCAGATTATAAGGACACGGAAATTCATATAGTAGGATTACTCTTTGACAGAACCAGCACTATCCTTTCTGATTCCCTTTTAGAAATGGAAAAAAGGCGTGAAATAAGAAATAAAGAGCTCGTACTGCTTTTTAACGAAGAAGGCATTAAAATGAAGTATGAAGACATTTTAAATAAATCAGACGGCAAAATCATCACAAGGGCACATTTTGCCAGGTTTCTCATGGAAGAAGGCTATGTAGAAAGCATAAATGACGCCTTTTTAAAATACCTCTCTCCCGGGAAGAAAACTTATATGAAAAGAGAACTGCTTTCTTCTTCAGAGGCCATTGAACTTATACACAAGGCCGGAGGAATTGCCATTCTTGCCCATCCGGGGGAATATGGTTTTTCAGAAAAACAGCTTGAAGAAATGGTTCATGAGCTTAAAAAGCAAAATATAGATGCAATAGAAGCAATTTATACAACCAATTCTATTTATACGGAATCTTTCCATAGGGATTTGGCAAAAAGATATCATCTTAAAATAAGCGGCGGAAGTGATTTTCACGGCAGCAATAAGCCTGAAATAGAGCTTGGAAAAGGCTTTGGAAACCTTAAAATACCCTATGAAATACTTAATAAATTAAGGGATAGGGCATTGTAG
- a CDS encoding TIGR00266 family protein yields MKYEIKGDSFPVLICTLNTGETMVSESGAMSWMSPGINMDTSTGGGLLKGIGRALSGESIFLNYFTANSDNQQIAFCSSFAGSIIPYEISPGKELIAQKRAFISGTPGVDINIHFQKKFSAGFFGGEGFILQRFSGNGIVFLEIDGSIMEYDLAPGQSLLIDQGNLAAMEQSVSFDIETIKGLKNVFFGGEGMFIGRLTGPGKVWLQTMPVSKLANMILSHMPSK; encoded by the coding sequence ATGAAATATGAAATTAAAGGAGATAGCTTTCCTGTACTTATTTGTACTTTAAATACGGGAGAAACCATGGTTTCCGAAAGCGGTGCCATGAGCTGGATGAGCCCCGGTATAAATATGGATACATCGACAGGCGGCGGTCTTTTAAAGGGCATTGGAAGAGCATTAAGCGGAGAATCCATATTTTTAAATTATTTTACGGCAAATAGCGATAATCAGCAAATAGCCTTTTGCTCAAGCTTTGCAGGAAGCATAATCCCCTATGAGATAAGCCCAGGCAAAGAGCTTATAGCCCAGAAAAGAGCCTTTATATCAGGCACTCCCGGAGTAGATATTAATATTCACTTTCAGAAGAAATTCAGCGCAGGCTTTTTTGGCGGAGAAGGTTTTATTCTCCAAAGATTTTCAGGAAATGGTATCGTATTTTTAGAAATTGACGGAAGCATAATGGAATATGACCTTGCTCCGGGCCAATCCCTTCTTATAGATCAAGGCAATTTAGCCGCAATGGAACAGAGCGTATCCTTTGATATTGAAACCATCAAGGGATTAAAAAATGTCTTTTTCGGAGGAGAAGGCATGTTTATAGGCCGCCTTACCGGTCCCGGCAAAGTATGGCTTCAAACCATGCCTGTAAGTAAGCTTGCCAATATGATACTTTCTCATATGCCTTCTAAATAG
- the recJ gene encoding single-stranded-DNA-specific exonuclease RecJ → MAKWLIKNNKADIKAMAKALNISEIMAKVLVNRNINTTRLFNKYINPNLNKLRDFTEAKDVNKAIDVLDRAYQNNSKIFIYGDYDADGVSSTVILLKGLRGLGFDADFYIPDRVSEGYGLNCEALDTLKEQGAELVILCDNGIASVKEIDYASQLGLETIIIDHHEPGFMETDEGIIDLVPKASAVIDPKQRACPYPFKSMCAAGLCYRFITVLYEHFVKELPCHDELLIFAAIATFCDIVDLIDENRIIAKNGLDLLNNKGALNIGLDALLEERLCKGKHISEFTIGFVIGPCINAGGRLETASKAVELFVEEDKEKAREYAKYLSGLNEERKSLTQKAASMAVEEIENSDMSGAKVYFIYNPEIHESIAGIVAGRIKEKYHHPVIVFTGEGEVVKGSARSIEGYNIYEGLYKAKELFIKFGGHAMAAGMSLLNENLEELYIRLNEDCNLSEEDFDEIIRIDAALPLDFVTYKLAQELNYLSPFGKGNHEPIFGTKGLKVWDLRVIADKDTIIFTFRTEDGRYIKGLLFGKYEYFAKSIQASFDEYDSEKILNGVILNINLTIDAVYYININEYNNNVSVQMNIKDFRISK, encoded by the coding sequence ATGGCTAAATGGCTGATAAAAAATAATAAAGCAGATATAAAGGCTATGGCCAAAGCCTTGAATATCAGTGAAATTATGGCGAAGGTCCTTGTAAACAGAAATATTAATACCACGAGGCTTTTCAATAAATACATAAACCCTAATCTGAATAAGCTTAGGGATTTCACCGAGGCAAAAGATGTAAATAAAGCCATTGATGTTTTAGACAGGGCATATCAAAACAATTCAAAAATTTTTATTTACGGGGATTACGACGCTGATGGAGTTTCGTCAACGGTAATCCTTCTGAAAGGCTTAAGAGGGCTTGGGTTTGACGCGGATTTCTACATACCCGACAGGGTTTCCGAAGGTTACGGCCTTAACTGCGAGGCCCTAGATACGTTAAAAGAGCAGGGAGCAGAGCTTGTCATTCTATGTGATAACGGCATTGCCTCTGTAAAAGAAATAGACTACGCATCGCAATTAGGCCTTGAAACCATCATCATAGACCATCATGAGCCGGGCTTTATGGAAACAGATGAGGGAATTATTGATTTGGTCCCAAAAGCGTCAGCCGTTATAGACCCAAAACAGAGAGCCTGCCCTTACCCGTTTAAAAGCATGTGTGCCGCAGGGCTTTGCTATCGGTTTATTACGGTTCTTTATGAGCATTTTGTAAAAGAGCTTCCTTGCCATGATGAGCTTTTAATCTTTGCCGCCATAGCGACATTTTGCGATATTGTAGATTTAATCGATGAAAATAGAATTATTGCGAAAAACGGTCTTGATTTACTCAACAATAAAGGAGCCTTGAATATAGGCCTTGATGCCCTTTTGGAAGAAAGGCTCTGCAAGGGGAAGCATATCAGCGAATTTACCATAGGCTTTGTCATAGGCCCCTGTATTAACGCAGGAGGAAGGCTTGAAACGGCATCTAAGGCCGTAGAGCTTTTTGTCGAAGAAGACAAAGAAAAGGCTCGTGAATATGCAAAATACCTTTCAGGGCTTAATGAAGAGCGTAAAAGCCTTACCCAGAAAGCGGCTTCTATGGCTGTTGAAGAAATAGAAAATTCCGATATGTCAGGAGCTAAAGTTTATTTCATATATAACCCTGAAATCCACGAGAGCATAGCCGGCATTGTAGCCGGAAGGATAAAGGAAAAATACCATCATCCCGTCATTGTATTTACAGGAGAAGGAGAGGTAGTAAAAGGCTCCGCAAGATCTATAGAAGGCTATAATATTTATGAAGGGCTTTATAAAGCAAAGGAGCTTTTTATAAAATTCGGCGGTCATGCCATGGCAGCAGGAATGAGCCTTTTAAATGAAAACCTTGAAGAGCTTTATATCCGCCTTAACGAGGACTGTAATCTCAGCGAAGAAGATTTTGATGAAATAATCCGTATAGACGCTGCCTTACCTTTAGACTTTGTAACCTATAAACTTGCTCAGGAGCTTAATTACTTAAGCCCCTTCGGCAAAGGAAACCATGAGCCTATATTTGGAACAAAGGGGCTTAAGGTATGGGATTTAAGGGTAATTGCAGATAAGGATACGATTATTTTTACCTTCAGAACAGAGGACGGAAGATATATCAAGGGCCTTTTATTTGGAAAGTATGAGTATTTTGCCAAGTCCATACAGGCCTCCTTTGATGAATATGACAGTGAAAAAATACTAAACGGCGTAATATTAAACATAAATTTAACAATAGATGCTGTTTACTATATAAATATAAACGAGTATAATAACAATGTGTCGGTTCAGATGAATATTAAAGATTTTAGAATTTCAAAATAA
- a CDS encoding GNAT family N-acetyltransferase, whose product MREYFMKTNRIGFSKWTADDLDLASQLWGEKEVTQFICADGKFTQQDIIRRLDTEIQNNNLFNIQYWPIFDLATNEIIGCCGIRPFRTKTGSYEVGVHLRKKYWGLGYAYEAVKAVIDYSFTVLKADRLYAGHHPLNKASEKLLTKLEFQYIGKHFYEPTGLYHPSYELVNYS is encoded by the coding sequence ATGCGTGAGTATTTTATGAAAACAAATCGGATTGGCTTTTCAAAGTGGACTGCTGATGATTTAGATTTGGCTTCCCAATTGTGGGGAGAAAAAGAAGTTACTCAATTTATTTGTGCAGACGGAAAATTTACACAGCAGGATATTATTCGCCGCTTAGATACAGAAATTCAAAATAATAATTTATTTAATATACAATACTGGCCTATTTTTGACCTTGCAACAAATGAAATAATTGGATGCTGCGGTATACGGCCATTTAGAACCAAAACAGGTTCCTATGAAGTTGGTGTTCATCTGCGAAAAAAATATTGGGGGCTTGGATATGCTTACGAGGCTGTGAAAGCCGTCATAGATTACAGCTTCACTGTTTTAAAAGCAGATAGACTGTACGCAGGGCATCACCCGTTAAATAAGGCATCGGAAAAACTTCTGACAAAGCTAGAGTTTCAGTATATCGGCAAACATTTTTACGAACCGACAGGATTGTATCATCCATCCTATGAATTGGTAAACTATAGCTAA
- a CDS encoding nitroreductase family protein, giving the protein MNEVLNNILTRRSIRKFKDRQISREELDNIILAGTYAPSGKNNQSYKITVLYNSEKVEKLNKDVINALDKIEIDDNTPESVIEMKKRAKNPDTELFFKAPTFIIVSNEEGYLNAMADSTCVMENMMLAAHSMGIGSCWINILVRLNGYKEIREIAEALGVPENHKICGGLVLGYPDQPHPKAHARKEGTVNIIM; this is encoded by the coding sequence ATGAACGAAGTATTAAATAATATTTTGACAAGAAGAAGCATACGAAAATTTAAAGACCGTCAAATAAGCAGGGAAGAACTTGATAATATTATACTTGCCGGAACTTACGCTCCTTCAGGTAAAAATAATCAAAGCTACAAGATTACAGTGCTATATAATTCAGAGAAAGTAGAGAAACTCAACAAAGACGTAATAAACGCTTTAGATAAAATTGAGATTGACGATAATACACCTGAAAGCGTTATAGAGATGAAAAAAAGAGCCAAAAATCCCGATACGGAATTATTTTTCAAGGCACCTACGTTTATAATTGTTTCCAATGAAGAGGGCTATTTAAACGCCATGGCAGACAGCACTTGTGTAATGGAAAATATGATGCTTGCTGCTCATTCTATGGGTATCGGAAGCTGCTGGATAAATATTTTGGTAAGGCTTAACGGATATAAGGAGATTAGGGAGATTGCTGAGGCGCTTGGGGTTCCTGAAAACCATAAAATATGCGGAGGTCTTGTACTCGGCTATCCCGATCAGCCCCATCCGAAAGCACATGCCAGAAAAGAAGGCACAGTAAACATAATCATGTAA
- a CDS encoding biotin transporter BioY, whose amino-acid sequence MIIQNSQGISSKLRILTRSALMASIFIIFAQIRFPLPFTPVPITLQTLGIILCASLLRPKESLYPVILYILMGAIGLPVFAGGNSGPAYLLGPTGGFIISWIPSVFIMSFITEKALTSKYASKNIYAYIIYLLSIVIFTLMVYFIGIIWFMASTGSNLMASISACMLPFIPGDIIKGLIALIAFPYIRNIRQNIM is encoded by the coding sequence ATGATTATCCAAAACAGCCAGGGCATATCGTCAAAATTACGCATACTTACAAGGTCTGCCTTGATGGCAAGTATATTTATTATTTTTGCCCAGATACGTTTTCCTTTGCCTTTTACCCCTGTTCCCATTACATTGCAGACCTTGGGAATTATCCTTTGTGCGTCCTTATTAAGACCAAAGGAAAGTCTGTATCCTGTTATTTTATACATATTGATGGGCGCAATAGGCCTGCCTGTATTTGCCGGCGGTAATTCTGGTCCGGCGTATTTGCTTGGCCCTACAGGAGGATTTATCATAAGCTGGATTCCTTCTGTGTTTATTATGAGCTTCATTACGGAAAAAGCCCTTACATCAAAATACGCTTCAAAAAATATATACGCTTATATCATATATTTATTATCAATTGTAATTTTTACTCTTATGGTATATTTCATCGGCATAATATGGTTTATGGCAAGTACAGGCTCTAATCTTATGGCTTCCATCTCTGCTTGTATGCTTCCTTTTATCCCCGGAGATATCATAAAGGGATTGATTGCTTTAATAGCTTTCCCCTATATTAGAAATATCCGCCAAAATATAATGTAA
- a CDS encoding cyclase family protein translates to MKIIDLTHAISEETPFYPGTRGPILKVECTHEEHGYKETMLNMLSHTGTHMDSPHHIFKDEISLDEMDISSFAGKAVIIDCSSLNSGEKITMDHITPYKDKIKEAEFIIFRTDWDRYWGKDKYFGDYPTINMEVADFILNSGKKGVGIDTIGIDSISDSNLPIHKRLLKDNLFVIIENLTNLSKVGEDIFTFYALPLKFVSSDGSPVRAIAVL, encoded by the coding sequence TTGAAAATTATAGACTTAACCCATGCTATTTCCGAAGAAACGCCTTTCTATCCGGGAACACGGGGGCCGATTTTAAAAGTAGAATGCACCCATGAAGAACATGGATATAAAGAAACAATGCTAAATATGCTCTCTCACACAGGAACCCATATGGATTCTCCGCACCATATATTTAAAGATGAAATTTCCCTTGATGAAATGGATATTTCAAGTTTTGCAGGAAAAGCTGTAATTATTGACTGTTCCTCTTTAAATTCCGGAGAAAAAATAACCATGGACCATATAACGCCTTATAAAGATAAGATTAAAGAGGCAGAATTTATTATTTTCAGAACAGACTGGGATAGATACTGGGGTAAAGATAAATATTTCGGAGATTATCCCACTATCAATATGGAGGTTGCCGATTTCATATTAAATTCAGGGAAAAAGGGCGTCGGAATAGACACCATAGGGATAGACTCCATTTCCGACAGTAATCTTCCCATACATAAAAGACTTTTAAAGGATAATCTCTTTGTAATAATAGAAAACTTGACGAATCTGTCTAAGGTAGGAGAAGATATATTCACATTTTACGCTCTTCCTTTAAAATTTGTTTCTTCTGACGGTTCTCCCGTAAGGGCTATTGCGGTTTTATAA
- the tnpA gene encoding IS200/IS605 family transposase, producing the protein MANQHNSLSHTKWMCKYHIVFTPKYRRKIIFNQYRESIGKILRELCGYKGVELIEGHLMPDHVHMLVSIPPKISISSFMGYLKGKSALMIFDRHANLKYKFGNRHFWSVGYYVSTVGLNEATIQKYIREQEQHDIALDKLSVKEYEDPFRG; encoded by the coding sequence ATGGCAAACCAACATAATAGTTTGTCCCACACAAAGTGGATGTGCAAATATCACATTGTGTTCACTCCAAAGTATAGACGTAAAATCATCTTCAATCAATATCGAGAGTCGATTGGGAAAATTCTTCGAGAGTTATGCGGCTACAAAGGCGTAGAACTGATCGAAGGTCACCTGATGCCAGATCATGTGCATATGTTAGTGAGCATTCCACCAAAGATCAGCATTTCAAGTTTTATGGGATATCTAAAAGGGAAAAGTGCCCTGATGATTTTCGATCGACATGCAAATTTGAAGTACAAGTTTGGGAATCGGCATTTTTGGTCAGTTGGCTATTATGTCAGTACGGTAGGACTGAACGAAGCTACCATCCAGAAATACATCAGAGAACAAGAGCAACATGACATTGCTCTAGATAAGCTGAGTGTCAAAGAATATGAAGACCCCTTTAGGGGTTAG
- a CDS encoding FprA family A-type flavoprotein, which yields MHCVQNITPDIFWVGDGDRRLERFENMFPLPNGVSYNSYIIKDEKIALMDTVDASITRQFFENIEYVLGDKKLDYLVINHMEPDHCANIGELLIRYPNVKIVGNKKTFQFISQFYDFDISNNMIEISEGDEIFLGKHTLRFFLAPMVHWPEAMFSYEKSEGILFSADAFGSFGAFTGNLFADETDIENLYIDEYRRYYSNIVGKYGPQVQNVLKKLAGVNINMICPLHGPVWRENLPFILDKYNLWSTYTPEKNGVVLFYGSMYGNTENTVSLLANLLSQKGIKDLRIHDVSKTNPSYIISDVFKYSHMVIASPTYNNGLYLPMESLIHEMAALNIQKRKASIIGNGSWAPMADKRILQLVSEMKNMEIVGTPLVIHSSLKEEQLPALKELAEAIYQSME from the coding sequence ATGCATTGCGTACAAAACATTACCCCTGATATATTTTGGGTAGGCGACGGAGACAGGCGCCTTGAAAGATTTGAAAATATGTTTCCCCTGCCTAACGGCGTTAGCTATAATTCCTATATTATAAAGGATGAAAAAATCGCCCTCATGGATACAGTAGATGCTTCCATAACAAGGCAGTTCTTTGAAAATATAGAGTATGTTTTAGGGGATAAAAAGCTTGATTATCTCGTAATAAACCATATGGAACCGGACCACTGTGCAAATATCGGTGAGCTTTTAATCCGCTATCCTAATGTAAAAATAGTAGGAAACAAAAAAACATTCCAATTCATATCCCAATTTTATGATTTTGATATCTCTAATAATATGATTGAAATATCTGAAGGGGATGAAATTTTCCTTGGTAAGCATACCCTTAGATTTTTTCTTGCGCCCATGGTTCACTGGCCTGAAGCAATGTTTTCATACGAAAAATCGGAGGGAATCCTCTTTTCGGCAGATGCCTTCGGGAGCTTCGGTGCATTTACAGGAAATCTTTTTGCAGATGAAACAGATATTGAAAATCTCTACATTGACGAATATCGCCGCTATTACAGCAACATCGTAGGAAAATACGGTCCTCAGGTTCAAAATGTCCTGAAGAAGCTTGCCGGCGTGAATATAAATATGATATGCCCTCTCCACGGGCCTGTATGGAGAGAAAACCTTCCTTTTATCCTTGATAAATATAATTTATGGAGCACTTACACGCCTGAAAAAAACGGTGTCGTATTATTCTATGGCTCCATGTACGGCAATACGGAAAATACAGTAAGCCTTCTTGCAAACCTTCTTTCTCAAAAGGGCATAAAGGATTTAAGAATACATGATGTTTCAAAAACCAATCCGTCTTATATAATTTCCGATGTCTTTAAATACAGCCATATGGTAATTGCTTCCCCTACCTACAATAACGGACTATACCTTCCTATGGAATCTTTAATACATGAAATGGCTGCTTTAAATATTCAGAAGAGAAAGGCATCCATTATAGGAAACGGCTCATGGGCCCCCATGGCGGATAAAAGAATTCTTCAGCTTGTAAGTGAAATGAAAAACATGGAAATCGTCGGAACTCCTCTCGTTATCCATTCAAGCCTTAAAGAAGAACAGCTTCCTGCACTTAAAGAACTTGCAGAAGCAATATATCAATCTATGGAATAA
- the scfB gene encoding thioether cross-link-forming SCIFF peptide maturase produces the protein MIHRYKQNGFNIVIDINSGAVHAVDELAYEIIGLYEENSFDDIMKKLEATYEKDDIKESYDEVKSLEDNGLLFSKDYYEEVLPMVNKRNPVVKALCLHVAHDCNLRCGYCFADEGEYHGKRSLMSLEVGKAAIDFIIKNSGNRRNLEIDFFGGEPLMNFNVVKEIVKYGREQEKLHNKNFRFTMTTNGVLLDEKKLEFINENMHNLVLSLDGRKEVNDHMRKCIGGSGSYDLIVPRFIKAAESRKQENYYLRGTFTKNNMDFSKDVAHIADLGFKQISVEPVVGPDEEPYTFKEEDIPAICKEYEVLANNILEDMKNGKDYNFFHFMIDLTGGPCIAKRLVGCGAGTEYLAVTPEGALYPCHQFVGNEDFEMGDVWKGVQKQDMRKEFENCNIFAKEDCKKCWARFYCSGGCAANAYNTNNDILKPYEIGCILQRKRTECAIMLKVAESLA, from the coding sequence ATGATACATAGATACAAGCAGAACGGATTTAACATTGTTATTGATATTAATAGCGGTGCTGTTCATGCTGTTGACGAACTGGCTTATGAGATTATAGGCCTTTATGAGGAAAATTCTTTTGATGATATAATGAAAAAGCTTGAAGCTACTTACGAAAAGGACGATATAAAAGAATCCTATGACGAAGTAAAGAGCTTAGAAGATAATGGGCTTTTATTCTCCAAAGATTATTATGAGGAAGTCCTTCCGATGGTGAATAAAAGAAATCCAGTTGTGAAGGCCCTTTGCCTCCATGTGGCCCATGACTGTAACTTAAGATGCGGATACTGCTTTGCCGACGAAGGAGAATACCACGGCAAAAGGTCTCTCATGAGCCTTGAAGTAGGAAAGGCCGCAATTGATTTTATCATTAAAAACAGCGGCAACAGGAGAAACCTTGAGATTGACTTTTTCGGCGGAGAGCCTCTGATGAACTTTAACGTCGTAAAAGAAATCGTAAAATACGGAAGAGAGCAGGAAAAGCTCCACAATAAAAACTTTCGTTTTACGATGACTACAAACGGTGTTCTTCTTGATGAAAAAAAGCTTGAATTTATAAATGAAAATATGCATAATCTTGTTTTGAGCCTTGACGGCAGAAAAGAAGTAAACGACCATATGAGAAAATGTATAGGCGGCTCCGGAAGCTACGATTTAATCGTGCCTCGGTTTATAAAGGCAGCCGAAAGCAGAAAGCAGGAAAATTATTATTTAAGGGGCACGTTTACAAAGAATAATATGGACTTTTCCAAAGATGTTGCCCATATTGCGGATTTAGGCTTTAAGCAAATCTCCGTAGAGCCTGTTGTAGGGCCTGATGAAGAGCCCTATACCTTTAAAGAAGAGGATATTCCGGCTATCTGTAAAGAATATGAGGTTCTTGCCAATAATATATTAGAGGATATGAAAAACGGAAAAGACTATAATTTCTTCCATTTTATGATTGATCTTACGGGAGGGCCCTGTATTGCCAAGCGTCTTGTAGGCTGCGGCGCAGGAACGGAATACCTTGCCGTAACGCCGGAAGGGGCTCTTTATCCATGCCACCAATTTGTAGGAAACGAAGATTTTGAAATGGGCGATGTTTGGAAGGGTGTTCAGAAGCAGGATATGCGGAAGGAATTTGAAAACTGCAATATATTTGCCAAGGAAGACTGTAAAAAATGCTGGGCGCGGTTTTATTGCAGCGGCGGCTGTGCGGCCAACGCCTATAATACAAATAACGATATCTTAAAGCCCTATGAAATCGGCTGCATTCTTCAAAGAAAGAGAACCGAATGCGCTATCATGCTTAAGGTTGCCGAAAGCCTTGCCTGA